In Wolbachia endosymbiont (group B) of Germaria angustata, the following are encoded in one genomic region:
- the fumC gene encoding class II fumarate hydratase, with the protein MDKKVRIESDSLGEVKVPSEHYWGAQTQRSLENFKIGTEKMPEPLIKALAIVKLAAARVNMKQGSIDNRVGDAICSAAKEIIDGKFNNQFPLVVWQTGSGTQTNMNVNEVISNRAIEILGGDLGSKSPVHPNDHVNCGQSSNDTFPTAMHIAVAEQIDRLLIPNLEELYKALNNKVHEFKDIIKVGRTHLQDATPLTLGQEFSGYAVQIKKGIERVKSTLSNVYELAQGGTAVGTGINTKKGFAEDFAKEVAKITNFPFISAKNKFEALAANDALVELSGALNTVAVSLMKIANDIRLLGSGPRCGIGEIMLPENEPGSSIMPGKVNPTQCEAVTMVCAQVMGNHVAVTIGGSNGHFELNVFKPVIIYNVLQSIRLLADASLNFAEKCVVDIKANEERIKDLLNQSLMLVTILNTHIGYDNAAKIAKLAYKENITLKEAAAKLQLLTEEEFERIVKPEEMVG; encoded by the coding sequence ATGGATAAAAAAGTTAGAATAGAATCAGATAGCTTAGGAGAAGTAAAAGTACCAAGTGAACATTACTGGGGAGCGCAGACTCAGCGTTCTTTGGAAAATTTCAAAATTGGTACAGAGAAAATGCCAGAGCCCCTGATTAAAGCGCTAGCAATAGTAAAACTTGCAGCAGCACGTGTTAACATGAAACAGGGTAGCATAGATAATAGAGTAGGGGATGCAATCTGCTCAGCTGCAAAGGAAATAATAGACGGTAAATTTAATAATCAATTTCCACTTGTTGTTTGGCAAACCGGGTCTGGGACGCAGACCAATATGAATGTGAATGAAGTGATCAGCAATCGTGCAATAGAAATTTTGGGCGGTGATTTAGGTAGTAAATCTCCAGTGCATCCAAATGATCATGTAAACTGTGGTCAGTCATCAAATGACACTTTTCCAACAGCAATGCATATAGCAGTAGCAGAACAAATAGACCGCTTGCTTATTCCCAATCTTGAAGAATTATATAAAGCGCTAAATAATAAGGTTCATGAATTTAAAGATATAATAAAAGTAGGGCGTACTCATCTGCAAGATGCAACTCCTCTAACACTTGGGCAGGAATTTTCTGGCTATGCAGTTCAGATTAAAAAGGGAATAGAGAGAGTAAAGTCAACTCTAAGCAATGTATATGAACTTGCACAAGGTGGCACTGCAGTTGGCACGGGAATCAATACTAAAAAGGGTTTTGCTGAGGATTTTGCTAAAGAAGTGGCAAAAATCACTAATTTTCCATTTATTTCAGCAAAAAATAAGTTTGAAGCACTAGCAGCAAATGATGCTTTAGTTGAGCTCAGTGGAGCACTCAATACAGTAGCAGTAAGCTTGATGAAAATTGCAAATGATATAAGGTTACTTGGTTCTGGTCCAAGATGTGGAATTGGAGAAATAATGTTACCAGAAAATGAGCCTGGCTCTTCAATCATGCCGGGTAAGGTGAATCCAACTCAATGCGAAGCAGTGACTATGGTATGTGCTCAGGTTATGGGAAATCATGTTGCCGTGACAATTGGTGGCTCAAATGGTCACTTTGAATTGAACGTGTTTAAGCCGGTGATAATTTACAATGTTTTGCAGTCTATAAGACTTTTAGCTGATGCAAGTTTAAATTTTGCAGAGAAATGCGTAGTTGATATTAAAGCAAACGAAGAAAGAATAAAGGATTTACTAAATCAGTCGTTAATGCTAGTTACTATATTAAATACGCATATAGGATATGACAATGCAGCAAAAATAGCGAAGCTTGCTTATAAAGAAAATATCACTCTAAAAGAAGCAGCAGCAAAACTTCAACTGCTCACTGAGGAGGAGTTTGAAAGGATAGTGAAACCAGAGGAGATGGTAGGTTAA